One Hordeum vulgare subsp. vulgare chromosome 4H, MorexV3_pseudomolecules_assembly, whole genome shotgun sequence DNA window includes the following coding sequences:
- the LOC123449409 gene encoding peptidyl-prolyl cis-trans isomerase CYP65, whose amino-acid sequence MGKKQHSKDRMFITATEWATEWGGAKNREAIAPFQRLPFYCCALTFLPFEDPVCTADGSVFDLMSIIPYIKKFGKHPVTGAALKQEDLIPLTFHKNTDGEFQCPVLNKVFTEFTHIVAVKTTGNVFCYEAIQELNIKPKNWKELLTDEPFARKDLITIQNPNALDTKVLGQFDHVRQGLKLDDEELQRMKDDPTYNINVAGDLKQMMKELGTEKGKLAFLHGGGGQKAQKERAAALAVLLAKEEKSDSKSSKEPKPPQPFSVVDAASASVHGRSAAAAKSGTAEKTAARIAMHRAGDRDPINAKLVKSRYTTGAASRSFTSTSYDPVTKNEYEYVKVERNPKKKGYVQLHTTHGDLNLELHCDITPRTCENFLTHCENGYYNGLIFHRSIKNFMIQGGDPTGTGSGGESIWGQPFKDELNSKLLHSGRGVVSMANSGPHTNGSQFFILYKSATHLNFKHTVFGMVVGGLHNLSAMEKVPVDDDDRPLEEIKLLKVSVFVNPYTEPDEEEEKAKQEEKDKDEDHDKVGSWYSNPGTGVSASTSAGGGVGKYLKARTAGSADVTGNAAAADDSSKKRKPSAPSVEFKDFSGW is encoded by the exons ATGGGGAAGAAGCAGCATAGCAAGGACCGGATGTTCATAACGGCCACGGAGTGGGCGACAGAGTGGGGCGGCGCCAAGAACAGGGAGGCCATCGCGCCATTCCAGCGCCTCCCCTTCTACTGCTGCGC GCTCACGTTCTTGCCATTCGAGGACCCGGTGTGTACGGCAGATGGAAGCGTCTTCGATTTGAT GAGCATAATACCATATATTAAAAAATTCGGGAAGCATCCGGTAACTGGAGCAGCGCTGAAGCAGGAGGATCTAATTCCTCTGACGTTCCACAAGAACACGGATG GAGAGTTCCAGTGCCCTGTTTTGAATAAAGTTTTTACAGAATTCACACATATAGTTGCTGTAAAGACTACCGGGAACGTCTTCTGTTATGAG GCAATCCAAGAGCTTAACATTAAGCCAAAGAATTGGAAAGAGTTGCTAACCGACGAGCCCTTCGCACGAAAGGACTTGATAACAATTCAG AATCCAAATGCGCTTGATACCAAGGTCCTAGGACAATTTGATCATGTCAGACAAGGCCTCAAACTTGATGATGAAG AGTTGCAGCGGATGAAAGATGATCCAACCTACAACATAAATGTTGCCGGTGATCTTaagcaaatgatgaaggaacTTGGGACTGAAAAAGGAAAGTTAGCTTTTCTGCATGGTGGTGGAGGacagaaagctcaaaaggaaagagCTGCCGCACTGGCTGTTCTTTtagcaaaagaagagaagagtgacTCAAAATCGAGCAAAGAACCTAAACCTCCCCAACCATTCAGTGTTGTGGATGCTGCTTCGGCTTCTGTTCATGGTAGAAGTGCAGCAGCAGCAAAATCTGGCACTGCTGAGAAaactgctgctagaattgctatgcACAGAGCAGGGGATCGGGATCCTATAAATGCTAAATTG GTAAAAAGTCGTTACACTACTGGAGCAGCTTCACGTTCTTTCACGTCGACTTCCTATGATCCCGTTACCAAAAATGAATATGAGTATGTTAAAGTTGAAAGGAATCCAAAAAAGAAAGGATATGTTCAGTTGCATACCACCCATGGTGATTTGAATTTGGAGCTTCATTGTGATATTACTCCCCGGACATGTGAAAACTTCCTAACACATTGTGAAAATGGTTACTACAATGGTCTTATCTTCCATCGTAGCATCAA AAACTTTATGATTCAAGGAGGTGATCCAACGGGCACAGGAAGTGGAGGGGAGTCCATATGGGGTCAACCTTTCAAGGATGAATTAAATTCAAAGCTGCTACATTCAGGAAGAGGTGTTGTCAGCATGGCGAATTCTGGCCCCCATACCAACGGGTCGCAGTTTTTCATCTTATACAAGTCTGCCACACATTTAAATTTCAAACATACAGTATTTGGCATGGTGGTTGGTGGTCTGCACAATCTTTCAGCAATGGAAAAGGTtcctgttgatgatgatgaccgCCCATTG GAGGAAATAAAGTTACTAAAAGTTAGTGTATTTGTGAATCCTTACACGGAacctgacgaagaagaagaaaaggcaaagcaggaggagaaggacaaggatgaAGATCAT GATAAGGTGGGTTCATGGTACAGCAACCCAGGGACTGGTGTTTCTGCTTCAACGAGTGCTGGCGGTGGGGTCGGCAAGTATCTAAAAGCTCGAACGGCTGGCTCTGCTGATGTCACCGGAAATGCCGCCGCAGCAGATGATTCAAGCAAGAAGAGAAAACCGAGTGCTCCTAGCGTAGAATTCAAAGATTTCTCTGGATGGTAG
- the LOC123446888 gene encoding uncharacterized protein LOC123446888: MGGGGMGIRAAARAAFIGGYRSASNARRAVLPPSSAAAADARPASTAATFDDWYIPDREVFGPVPSHDEAMAATLDLRDAFEIAKTESHGARLDMSHGGPTKVAQETFQDHPHSEASMHEEKNDNLSVASGSSARVIEAFTMLQDSPEAQDVVASLASDKNVWEAVMKNKKLVEFYKTNLSESSSVTDEAEQSDAESSQSSNAVLPGDAFSDYIQKMKAFVSEMVTNLSSIMQDLVATSDEGQSKGRLKTLIVNTKKDFVNGPSSFVLLAIASILVVLLKRA, encoded by the exons ATGGGAGGCGGGGGCATGGGGATCCGCGCGGCCGCCAGGGCCGCCTTCATCGGCGGCTACCGCTCCGCCTCGAACGCCCGCCGCGCCGTCCTgcccccctcctccgccgccgcggccgacgccCGCCCCGCGTCCACGGCCGCCACCTTCGACGACTGGTACATCCCCGACCGCGAGGTGTTCGGCCCCGTGCCCTCCCACGACGAGGCCATGGCCGCCACCCTCGACCTCAGGGACGCCTTCGAGAT TGCCAAGACTGAATCCCATGGTGCCCGCCTGGATATGTCGCATGGTGGTCCCACAAAGGTCGCTCAGGAAACATTTCAGGATCATCCCCATTCAGAAGCATCTATGCATGAAGAGAAGAATGACAATTTGTCCGTTGCCTCTGGATCCTCTGCACGTGTTATTGAAGCCTTCACCATGCTACAGGACAGCCCTGAAGCTCAG GATGTTGTTGCTTCGCTTGCGTCTGATAAGAATGTCTGGGAAGCTGTGATGAAGAATAAAAAACTTGTGGAGTTTTACAAGACAA ACCTCAGCGAGTCATCCAGTGTCACTGACGAAGCTGAACAGAGCGACGCTGAGAGCTCGCAGAGCAGCAATGCTGTCTTGCCAGGAGACGCATTCAGCGATTACATTCAGAAGATGAAGGCGTTCGTGTCGGAGATGGTGACAAATCTTTCGAGCATCATGCAGGACCTGGTGGCCACGTCGGACGAGGGCCAGAGCAAGGGGAGGCTGAAGACCCTGATCGTCAACACCAAGAAGGATTTCGTAAACGGCCCGTCGTCGTTCGTGCTCCTGGCCATCGCGTCGATCCTGGTCGTTTTGCTCAAGCGCGCGTAG